The Musa acuminata AAA Group cultivar baxijiao chromosome BXJ2-2, Cavendish_Baxijiao_AAA, whole genome shotgun sequence genome has a segment encoding these proteins:
- the LOC103973797 gene encoding uncharacterized protein LOC103973797 isoform X2, producing MVDAQRELEGYSDGLRELEAMFAEFKNKSNRVAATIRSSTMGVVVIFLALLVLVFSTFWIANISDYRMVTTMTPQALKSNISHSAHPAPKRQPKPIALTCGNQTAVPICQRQVSASVVPSRPPTMPQSSASCPDYFRWIYEDLRPWKTTGITREMVESAQKFATFRLVVLDGRVYVEHYGGGFQTRDVFTLWGLLQLANRYPGRIPDIDLMFNCNDTPSVKSASHRSSPPPPLFRYCKDDETLDIVFPDWSFWGWAEVNIKPWRTVIKELEEGNRRVKWRDREPYAYWKGNPWVSDSRSDLMRCNVSKHHDWNARLYALNWDSEKRQGYNNSNLASQCKYRYKIFVEGRAWSVSNKYILACDSPALFVKTRFHDFFSRGLMPGLHYWPIREDDKCSSIKFAVDWGNKHQEEVAAT from the exons ATGGTTGATGCACAGAGAGAATTAGAAGGGTACTCAGATGGGTTGCGTGAATTAGAGGCGATGTTTGCAGAGTTTAAGAACAAATCGAACCGCGTCGCGGCCACGATACGATCGTCGACAATGGGAGTCGTTGTCATCTTCCTCGCCTTGCTAGTTCTTGTGTTCTCTACCTTTTGGATCGCCAACATCTCT GATTACAGAATGGTAACCACCATGACTCCACAAGCTCTCAAATCAAACATCTCCCACAGTGCACACCCCGCGCCGAAACGTCAACCAAAACCTATCGCCTTGACCTGTGGAAATCAAACAGCAGTTCCAATCTGCCAAAGACAAGTCTCTGCATCAGTTGTTCCTTCTCGCCCCCCCACCATGCCCCAATCCTCTGCTTCCTGCCCCGACTACTTCCGATGGATTTACGAGGACTTACGACCGTGGAAAACCACAGGAATCACGAGGGAGATGGTGGAGAGTGCTCAAAAGTTCGCCACCTTCCGGTTGGTGGTGCTCGATGGCCGGGTCTACGTGGAGCACTATGGAGGAGGATTCCAGACGAGAGACGTGTTCACGCTTTGGGGCCTCCTCCAGCTCGCTAATCGATATCCAGGTCGCATCCCCGATATCGATCTCATGTTCAACTGCAACGACACGCCTTCCGTCAAGTCAGCCAGCCACCGGTCGTCACCTCCGCCTCCACTCTTCCGGTACTGCAAGGATGATGAGACACTGGACATCGTCTTCCCTGATTGGTCGTTTTGGGGTTG GGCTGAGGTCAATATAAAGCCATGGAGGACCGTGATCAAGGAGCTGGAAGAAGGGAACAGAAGAGTGAAATGGAGAGACAGGGAGCCATATGCCTACTGGAAGGGCAATCCATGGGTATCTGATAGCAGGAGCGATCTCATGAGGTGCAACGTCTCCAAGCATCACGACTGGAATGCTCGTCTCTACGCACTG AACTGGGACAGTGAGAAGAGGCAAGGTTACAATAACTCAAACCTAGCAAGCCAATGCAAGTATAG GTATAAGATCTTTGTGGAAGGCCGGGCATGGTCAGTGAGTAATAAGTACATCTTAGCGTGTGATTCGCCTGCGCTGTTTGTGAAGACTCGCTTCCATGATTTCTTCTCCAGAGGTCTGATGCCAGGGCTGCACTACTGGCCCATAAGAGAAGACGACAAGTGCAGCTCGATCAAGTTCGCTGTCGACTGGGGCAACAAGCACCAAGAGGAG GTAGCAGCCACATGA